The following proteins come from a genomic window of Hymenobacter canadensis:
- a CDS encoding T9SS type A sorting domain-containing protein yields the protein MHKQLLFLSAFLAVGATAQAQWVNQPVTNSTPDHVNLAISAVDANVAWTTVAGGEEFYSQLFSRTINGGTTWTTTAIPGLTPNDLVTGIYAQSATTAWVTVAADFVGPGRILRTTDGGANWVTQTTATQFAGNNSFPTVVRFFDALNGVAVGNPNNGRFEIYTTTNAGATWTTIPAANAPQAQGVEDLVPGIPVIAQAGNSIWVGTDEGRILRSTDRGLTWTVAATGLEFLEAVAFRDALNGLALDEDGNYVRTTDGGATWARISPTGPVHTIGLDNVPGTRTYVSTGFGAYGPGSSYSTDDGQTWVAIESTVNHVLVDFVSPSVGWSGGLRVDANGDADGGNGMNKYTGITLATNAALAARLGISAFPNPAPDGRFLVRAAGLKAATPARVLDGLGRTVLAQTWTSPALAPLALDLSQQTAGVYVLELTTPDGLVRQKLVVR from the coding sequence ATGCACAAACAATTACTATTCCTGTCCGCATTTCTTGCCGTGGGCGCCACTGCCCAGGCGCAATGGGTAAACCAACCCGTTACCAATTCCACTCCTGACCACGTTAATCTGGCCATTTCGGCCGTCGACGCCAACGTGGCCTGGACCACTGTAGCTGGGGGAGAAGAGTTTTATAGCCAGCTGTTCAGCCGCACCATCAATGGCGGCACCACCTGGACCACTACGGCCATTCCGGGTCTGACGCCCAACGACCTCGTAACCGGCATCTATGCCCAGAGCGCCACTACGGCTTGGGTGACGGTGGCAGCAGATTTCGTAGGGCCCGGCCGCATTCTGCGCACCACCGACGGCGGTGCGAACTGGGTCACCCAGACCACGGCTACCCAGTTCGCCGGCAACAACAGCTTTCCGACTGTAGTGCGCTTCTTTGACGCGCTGAACGGGGTGGCCGTAGGCAACCCCAACAATGGCCGATTTGAAATCTATACCACCACCAACGCCGGCGCTACCTGGACGACCATTCCGGCCGCCAATGCTCCTCAGGCGCAGGGGGTGGAGGATTTGGTGCCGGGTATCCCGGTGATAGCGCAGGCCGGCAACAGCATCTGGGTCGGAACGGATGAGGGCCGGATCCTGCGTTCCACCGACCGCGGCCTGACCTGGACCGTGGCTGCCACCGGGCTGGAATTTCTGGAGGCTGTGGCGTTCCGCGATGCACTCAACGGCCTGGCATTGGATGAGGACGGCAACTACGTTCGTACGACGGATGGGGGCGCCACCTGGGCCCGCATCAGCCCCACCGGCCCCGTGCATACTATCGGCCTCGACAACGTGCCCGGCACCCGCACCTACGTGTCCACGGGGTTTGGCGCTTATGGTCCCGGTTCATCCTACTCCACCGACGACGGTCAGACCTGGGTGGCTATTGAGTCCACCGTCAATCATGTGCTGGTGGACTTCGTCAGCCCGAGCGTGGGCTGGTCGGGTGGGCTGCGGGTAGATGCCAACGGCGACGCCGACGGCGGCAACGGCATGAACAAGTACACGGGCATTACGCTGGCCACCAACGCGGCGCTGGCGGCGCGGCTGGGCATTAGTGCCTTCCCCAACCCGGCGCCCGATGGCCGCTTTCTGGTGCGGGCCGCCGGCCTGAAGGCCGCCACTCCGGCCCGCGTGCTCGACGGCCTGGGCCGTACTGTGCTGGCCCAAACCTGGACCTCGCCCGCCCTGGCCCCGCTGGCGCTGGATCTGAGCCAGCAAACAGCGGGCGTGTACGTGCTGGAACTGACCACTCCCGACGGCCTGGTGCGCCAGAAGCTGGTAGTGCGCTAA